The following are encoded together in the Daucus carota subsp. sativus chromosome 5, DH1 v3.0, whole genome shotgun sequence genome:
- the LOC108221097 gene encoding receptor protein-tyrosine kinase CEPR2, whose protein sequence is MTFLATMSPFSLQFFVTLFVFNLFTPHVTQSLEGRALLEFKKQLIDPLHHLDSWRASNPPCQFFGVSCDKNTGKVTGITLESKSLAGHISPSISVLQSLSVLVLPLNSIMGVIPADLASCSKLKVLNVTRNKMNGSLPDLSKLIDLEVLDLSGNQFSGRFPTWVGNLTNLVALGLGHNNYEQGEIPERIGYLKNLTWLYLSGSNLSGEIPESIFNLQALETLDICKNMITGSLPKRLWKLRKIKKIELYENQLTGRIPPQLATLNLLEEFDISSNQMYGTLPPQIGNMKNLTVFQLYKNNFSGELPRGFSDMHNLVNFSIYKNSFSGAFPENLGRFSPLITIDISENKFKGYLPKFMCTNGNLQFLLAGENNFSGEVSDNYARCKSLIRLRINKNQLSGKIPDGLWALPSATIIDFSDNDFSGGIATDIGNAITLGELLLMNNRFSGNLPKELGKLTNLQKLDLSNNYFCGTIPSGISALKQLSYLHLKDNLFTGAIPADLSKCSALVDLNLASNSLTFEIPESFSQISSLNSLNLSRNKLSGSIPKDLEKLKLSSIDFSNNHLSGKIHSDLLRMGGGQAFVGNKKLCVSQYMNSQRNLRLNACEKKYKHIYKHMIVIFSLTFVCVVSGLLVLCYKYIIREENDTTKDLEKKVVDSQWKIEIFHPVQFDAEDICNVSEDNLIGTGSTGKVYRLDTEKAEGVVAVKQLWEGKANKVLAAEIEILGKIRHRNILKLYAWLTNRASNFLVFEYMVNGNLFQALHRTMEDGRPLLDWNRRYRIAIGAARGIYYLHSDCSPAIIHRDIKSANILLDEDYEAKIADFGVAKVVDDSLNDSGSNCFAGTHGYIAPELAYTPKMTEKCDVYSFGVVLLELVTGRKALEEINGEQRDIVTWVSAYLDRYQQVFEVLDHKLCLDHHENEMTKVLKISTLCTRKRPSLRPDMRDVVKMLIDAKHPGFKLKEKHVTG, encoded by the exons ATGACCTTCCTAGCCACTATGAGTCCTTTTTCCCTCCAATTTTTTGTTACTTTGTTTGTCTTTAACCTTTTCACACCGCATGTCACACAATCTCTTGAAGGCCGAGCTCTACTAGAATTCAAAAAGCAACTCATTGACCCCTTACATCACCTGGATTCATGGAGAGCCTCGAACCCTCCTTGCCAATTCTTTGGAGTTTCTTGTGACAAGAATACGGGGAAAGTTACTGGGATTACACTCGAAAGTAAGTCTCTGGCGGGCCACATTTCCCCGTCGATTTCAGTGCTCCAAAGTTTGAGTGTTCTAGTGCTACCGTTAAATTCAATAATGGGAGTTATTCCAGCAGATTTGGCCAGCTGCAGCAAACTCAAAGTTTTGAATGTCACTAGAAACAAAATGAATGGTAGCTTGCCTGATCTATCGAAACTCATAGACCTGGAGGTTTTAGATTTATCAGGCAATCAATTTTCTGGGAGGTTCCCAACTTGGGTCGGGAATTTGACTAATTTAGTGGCACTTGGACTTGGTCATAACAATTACGAACAGGGTGAAATTCCAGAGAGGATCGGATATCTTAAAAACTTGACTTGGCTATATCTGTCCGGATCCAATTTGAGTGGTGAAATTCCTGAATCGATTTTCAATCTACAAGCTTTAGAAACATTGGACATttgcaagaacatgattacGGGGAGCTTGCCAAAACGGTTATGGAAACTACGAAAGATCAAGAAAATTGAGCTGTATGAGAACCAGTTGACTGGTCGTATCCCTCCTCAACTTGCAACCCTCAACCTCTTAGAGGAGTTCGACATTTCATCCAACCAGATGTATGGAACATTGCCTCCACAAATTGGAAATATGAAGAATTTGACAGTTTTTCAGTTATATAAGAACAACTTTTCTGGAGAACTTCCTCGTGGATTCAGTGATATGCATAATCTGGTAAACTTTTCCATTTATAAAAACAGTTTTTCAGGAGCATTCCCAGAAAACCTCGGAAGGTTTTCACCACTGATTACTATTGACATTTCCGAGAACAAATTTAAAGGCTACCTTCCAAAATTTATGTGTACAAATGGAAATTTACAATTCTTGCTGGCTGGAGAGAACAATTTCTCCGGGGAGGTATCTGATAATTATGCAAGGTGCAAGTCTCTTATCAGGTTGAGAATTAACAAGAACCAGCTCTCTGGAAAAATTCCAGATGGTTTATGGGCATTGCCTTCTGCAACAATAATAGATTTTAGTGATAATGATTTTAGTGGAGGAATCGCTACAGATATTGGGAACGCAATCACATTGGGTGAGCTACTTTTGATGAACAATAGGTTTTCAGGTAATCTGCCTAAAGAACTCGGCAAACTCACAAACCTCCAAAAGCTTGATTTGAGCAATAATTATTTCTGCGGAACAATACCCTCAGGCATCAGTGCCCTGAAGCAATTATCTTATTTGCATCTGAAAGACAACCTATTTACAGGAGCAATACCAGCAGATTTGAGTAAATGTTCTGCGCTGGTTGACTTAAATCTTGCTTCCAACTCTTTGACTTTTGAAATTCCAGAAAGTTTCTCACAAATAAGCTCATTAAACTCCCTGAACCTTTCAAGAAACAAGCTCAGTGGCTCCATTCCAAAAGATCTTGAGAAATTGAAGCTGAGCAGCATCGACTTTTCTAACAACCACCTGTCCGGTAAAATTCACTCTGATCTCTTGAGGATGGGAGGAGGCCAAGCATTTGTTGGGAACAAGAAACTTTGCGTAAGTCAATATATGAACAGTCAAAGGAATCTCAGGTTAAATGCTTGTGAAAAGAAATATAAGCATATTTACAAACACATGATTGTTATTTTCTCACTTACCTTTGTGTGCGTGGTGAGCGGATTACTGGTTTtgtgttataaatatattatacgcGAAGAAAATGACACTACAAAAGACCTTGAAAAGAAGGTAGTAGATTCTCAGTGGAAGATCGAGATTTTCCATCCAGTGCAGTTTGATGCTGAGGATATATGCAATGTGAGTGAAGATAATTTGATAGGCACTGGAAGCACAGGGAAAGTCTATCGACTTGATACAGAGAAAGCGGAAGGTGTGGTGGCAGTGAAGCAACTCTGGGAGGGGAAGGCAAATAAGGTACTGGCAGCAGAAATCGAGATTCTGGGAAAGATTAGGCATAGAAATATTTTGAAGCTATACGCCTGGCTAACAAACAGAGCTTCAAATTTCCTTGTATTCGAGTACATGGTAAATGGGAATCTGTTTCAAGCATTACACCGCACAATGGAAGATGGAAGGCCACTACTGGATTGGAATCGAAGATACAGGATCGCAATAGGAGCTGCAAGAGGAATATATTATCTTCACTCTGATTGTTCCCCCGCAATCATTCATAGAGATATTAAATCAGCTAATATTTTACTTGACGAGGATTATGAGGCAAAGATTGCAGATTTTGGGGTAGCAAAGGTTGTGGATGACTCACTTAATGATTCTGGTTCCAACTGTTTTGCTGGTACTCATGGTTACATTGCTCCTG AGCTGGCTTACACTCCAAAAATGACGGAAAAGTGTGACGTTTATAGTTTTGGAGTTGTGTTACTAGAGCTAGTGACCGGTAGGAAGGCATTAGAGGAGATTAATGGAGAACAGAGAGATATAGTTACTTGGGTTTCAGCATACCTTGACCGCTACCAACAAGTCTTTGAAGTTCTTGATCATAAGCTATGTTTAGACCATCATGAAAATGAGATGACGAAGGTTTTGAAGATTTCAACACTTTGCACCAGAAAACGCCCCAGCTTGCGCCCTGATATGAGAGATGTGGTCAAGATGCTAATTGACGCCAAACATCCCGGTTTCAAGCTCAAGGAGAAACATGTCACCGGTTAA
- the LOC108221231 gene encoding uncharacterized protein LOC108221231: protein MIQGTTRAFDNIETKFEKVESRIDQIDSSQKMLEMQIGQIANKVGVRDQGSLPSQPDVNVKEHCKAITLRSGRELPDFKTPKLNDATFPPKKRKWSYQTTVKKAEKIADEPKDETPPKAHVKEYVPPLPFPRRLTNWKLEKQYEKFIKMFREIHISIPFADALAQMPLYAKFMKEVLSNRKKLEAVEKISLNEECSAVIQRKIPPKLKDPRSFSLPCTIGKVRVKKALCDLGASVSLMPYSIYKRLGLGELKKTRISHQLADRTIKNT from the coding sequence ATGATACAAGGAACTACTAGGGCTTTTGATAATATCGAGACTAAATTCGAGAAGGTTGAGTCAAGGATTGATCAAATAGATTCATCACAGAAGATGTTGGAAATGCAGATTGGCCAAATCGCTAATAAGGTAGGTGTTCGAGATCAGGGATCACTACCTAGTCAACCAGATGTGAATGTTAAAGAACACTGCAAGGCTATCACGTTGAGGAGTGGAAGAGAGTTACCAGATTTTAAAACTCCTAAATTGAATGATGCAACTTTTCCTCCTAAAAAGAGAAAGTGGTCATATCAAACTACTGTGAAAAAAGCTGAAAAGATTGCGGATGAGCCAAAAGATGAGACTCCACCGAAAGCTCATGTGAAAGAATATGTGCCTCCACTCCCTTTTCCACGAAGATTGACAAATTGGAAGTTAGAGAAGCAATACGAGAAATTTATAAAGATGTTTCGGGAGATACACATTAGCATTCCTTTTGCTGATGCTTTGGCTCAAATGCCCctttatgctaaattcatgaaagagGTATTATCTAATCGCAAGAAGCTAGAGGCGGTGGAGAAAATCAGTCTTAATGAAGAGTGTAGTGCGGTTATTCAACGCAAGATCCCTCCTAAACTAAAGGATCCTAGGAGCTTTTCTTtgccttgcactattgggaaaGTCAGAGTAAAAAAAGCATTGTGTGATCTTGGAGCTAGTGTGAGTTTGATGCCATACTCTATCTATAAAAGACTTGGTTTGGGAGAGTTAAAGAAAACAAGGATATCACATCAACTTGCGGATCGAACTATAAAAAATACTTGA